ATGAATTGTGCATCATAGTTACACTACCGGTGACAGACGTTGCATGCTTAGCAAGTATTACAGGGTACAGTGACAAGCATTGTTTCATGAAGTCCAAGGAGAAACCTCAGCCAGGAAAAGTATTAATAGGATGAAAGCTAAGAAAAGGAAATGTCATTACAGATGGagaaaacagaataaatgaatttttGATTAGTTTGAAGATGTAACTATGCTTGCAGTGAAAAAGAGTAAACAAGAACAATTAGCACTGTAACAAAGAGATGCTGGATACTGGATAATGCTTTCAAGGTGAAGACACAGAACATGCAGCAAAGGATAAACCCAAGTATGCTATTAAAAGTGGAGCAAACTGAATAAAAGAAACCAGGCTTAAAGCAAAACTCTGTGTGGTATAAAATtaaggtgtgtattttagtcctATCTCCTCACCTTGCCTCCTCCGGGCTGGTGTTTCATGTTGTCTGTGGAGCCAATCTTGGAGCGGACATTTTTAACATCGGGGGCTGGAGCTGTTGCTGGGCGGGTACTGGTTCTGGTGGTGGTACTAGCTGTAGTTGAAGTGGTAGTGGAGCTGGCTCTAGGGGCACGGGGTACAGGAGGCTTTCTTTCTGGCACTGTGCTGGTTGTGTTGTTAGTGGTTGTGGTAGGTTTAGTGGTACGGGTGCGGGCTGTGGTACTACtggtaatggtggatggtctggCAGTTGCAGATTTGGGTTTGCTGGGGTCTGTGGTTGTGAACAAACAGGAAGCAATATTAGGAATAAGGGAGCAACAgacaagagggttaagggtgtAAGCAAaaaacactgtaactcactatATAGGAtatacttaaatatatatatattatcttaaCAAGTGCAAATATCTTGAATAGGGGTACAATTATTGAACATTTCTGATACTTTTACCCAGTGAACATGCATTAAATGTCAATAACTTTGCTtctttttagaaataaactttattaaacttttattaaaCCATTTTAAGCTTCAAATGACTTAATAATCATATATTTGGTGTAATTTAATCTTATAAGAGGAAATACTAAATTAATTGGAGTACATTCAGATACACTTTATatagccaaaggtttgtggacacctgctcatcacacccatatttgCTTCTTGAATAATCTATTTCAGACAAATGGGAAGTATATTTAGTTCCCATTTGCTAACAGTCTCTTCTGGGATGGCTTTCCACTAGCTTTTGAAATGATGCTGTGGCCATTCAGCCACATGAGATTGGCGAGGCACTGATGTTTTCTACGAGAAGACCTGGCATTTAGTCTCCGTTTCAATTCAGTGTTTAgcggggttgaggtcagtctATGTGATCagttgagttcttccactccaaccttgctAAACCATTGGTCCTTATGGACTGCGCTTTGTGCACAGAAGCATTGTTATGCGGTAACATATCCCAGCCCAAacattccagtgaaaggaaatcttaatgctataGTATGCTTCCAGCTTTGTAGCAACACTTTGAGGAAGAACCACTTATAGCTGTATGTTCAGGTGCTCATAGATTTCTGACCATGAAGTGAATATGCAAACCACTTCTCAAATGCTTTTCAAAATAGGTTTTGCAAATGAGCAATGCACTCAATTCTGCTACTGCTACAATTCTGCTACTGCATAAAAAATCCAGACCAGATTAAGGTCAAAAGTGTTCTATTATGATGATATATAAGTGTCCTGAACCTTGCAACTCAATGCAGGTTACAATCACTAATAGAAACTACATATCTGAGAAAATCTTTAATTTATGTAAATATCCTTGACATTCATGCCTGCCTCTGCCTGCTGGAGTTACAACACTGTAATTAAAATGCATGATTCTGTACCTGTGGTCTTCAGAGTGCTTGGTTTCTTCTCCTCCCCTGTTTTGTTCTCAGTCTTTGTAGCTGCATATAACAAATTCATGCCATGTGTCAATCATTTCGTTTTGGATGATCAAAACGAACGATTCTTAGTGTCCTTATACTTAGCAAACTGCCATGATAAACTTTCAGTGCATTCTGgaaataatcagaaagagactTGTTTTATTTCTGAACTCCACTACTTCAGCATGTGTGGTAGACTCACCCAGAGAGCGCCGTGCTGTGGCGGCACTGGATGTGGTGGTTTTGCTCATTGCTGTGGTAGCTGTACCATTCTTGGAGGCTGCGGACCGGGATGGAGCAGCATGGGACTTTGGCACTGATGACTCTGTGGCTGTctgaaaaagaagcaaaaacacTGCAGCTAAGCTAGAGTTTGACACTTATTTAGAATGATATGGGGTTTCTGTAGGAGTATACAACCCAGGAGCTGCATTTATTAGTACTTTATAAGAACCTTGCTCTACAGGGAATGACTACACAAGGTTAAATTTCAAAATATCTACTTCCTTTATAAAGGTCTTTAGTAGTCACTATGAGTGAGGTTCCTTACTTAAAAGactattgcaaaaaaaatccccattatactgtacatttactTCTAGCAGCATGTAACCtacatatttagatttttttttataattacaaGAGTACTCATAAGGAACAGGAACCAAACTTGGGGACACTGCAGGTGCTGTATATTATGACatgtatgtactgtattataAGCATAAACAATATGACAGTCATTTTAGCAGATGTGTAATGGATGAACATTGCAAATGAACCACAAACACATCAACCATGCAAGCAGAAGGGTCATGAGTTCTGGAAGTAGGGTAGAAGTCTTCAAAAGTGTAATTTTGTAACTCTCTAAGATAAAACTCAGGGACTTACCTTAGGCTTGACCTCACTGGGGACTGTGGATGTGGTAGGGAGACGACTGGCAGCCGAAGCAGGGCGCTTGGTGCCAGCCGTGGGTGTGGGTGCCTTGGGCACGGGTGCTTTTTTGCTGAGGGTAGCAGAGGTGGTAGTTGTGGAGGTAGGGGCTGGGGTTGAGCGCTTAGGAGCGGTCGCAGCACTGGACACACTGCTTGGCCGGGTTTTGGCCATGCTCGGTTTGGTTGTCGTGGTAGCAGGCTGCATGGATGGACAGCAAACCCAAAAAATGGAAAGCAAAGGAGTAACAAAAGCATAAAAGGACAAATAATGGCAGCAGGACACAAGCAGCTGGAGGAGTGTACGGCACGTGATGGATCCTGTAGTGTAACTTATTATGTTAAATTGTTTGGATTTTAATAACTAGGGTTATTTGCTTACATTTAGACTGGAGCTTTATTGTTTTTGGAAAAGCACagattaatattttttcttgctGAATAATAACCAGCTTGACCTGATCAGCCACTAAAAGAACAAGCCAATGGTGATGACACAAAAATGGGAATCGGAACTATTACCAATGAAACATAGTAGAAAAGTTGTTTCAAGAAAAAACTAAACAGCTGATCAATTTAGTCATATAATAAGGAAGCCGGAAAATAACAGCTGGCAAAGCCACCAGTTTGATCAGCTCTGAGTAGCAGCTGTTATTTtgtcagaacaaaaaaaatgaataatgaatgccCAAATGAATAATACGTGTTTCAAATTTTCTCCTTCtccattttatacaaattttgAGCAAACATTGGAACCCTGAAAGATATTATTGATCTTGCTTTGGCAccttatttgatttgattgtgtatgtgtgcctgtaaatgttaaaaaactcaaacaaaaattagcattagcagcagcaacagcagcatgaCCAATGGACAAACTGGGATGACTGGAAAAAGATGCGACTCaccttggttttcttctctggACTAGGCAGGTCTTTTCCTGGTGCAGTTCTTGCACCATTAGTTGCCACAGGCTTAGGTGCTGCTTTTTTGGCCTTTTcggttttctcttctttctccacTTTGGCAGATGGCTCTTTTTTCCCAGCGGTTGCagctttttctgttttctcctgTTTTTCCAGGTTCTCAGGCAGCTTTGTCTCTTCCACAGCGTCGGTTTTTGGGGCTACGTCTTTGCCTGACACGACAATTTCATTTTCAGCTTTGTCTTTTTCTTGCTTCTGATCAAGCTTCTCTTCCTCAGCTTTGCCCTCTTCAGTTTTTTCATGAGGCTTCTGAATGAGCTGGACTTTTTCAGCATTATCCTTCTCTGACTTCTCATCTAGCTTAGGATCAAgcttttctttctcacttttGTCTTCTActgttttatcatcaactttggTAGTTTCTGCTTTCAACTCTACCTTTTCCACTTTCACCTCCTTGTTTTTCTCTGGAGACATATCCATCTTACCTTCACTAGCCTTTATATCAGGGATTTTTTCAACTTGCTCTAAATTTTCAGCCTTTTTACTTGCATCTGCTTTTTCAGGTTCATGAATCTTTTCTGATTTGTCAGGCTGCTCAGTTTTGTCTGGTTTATCTGCCTTATTGTCTACAGTTGTCTCTTTGACTTTTTCCACCTTGTTAAGTGTATCTTGCTTTTCACTACTATCCTTGTTCTCCTTTTTGTCTTTTACATCTGTCTCTTCGACTTTGGCCACCTTATTAAATGTATCTTGCTTGTCACTACTATCTTTGCTTTCCTTCTTGCCTTTTACATCGGTCTCTTCGACTTTGGCCACCTGATTAAATGCATCTTGCTTGTCACTACTATCTTTGCTTTCCTTCTTGCCTTTTACATCGGTCTCTTCGACTTTGGCCACCTGGTCAGGCTTGTCAGTCTTCTCAACCTTGTCCACTTTGCTGAACATATCGGACTTATCCAGGCTCTCTATTTTCTTCACATCTGGCTGGATTTTCTCCGTTTTGACTGTATAAAAAAGTTGAACATattaaatgtgttattattttaaagtgtgCAGAATAGGCATCAAAGACATTCACAGCTCTATCTTAACTTAATGACATATAACCTTAATGTAcaagtttaaaataaatccaTCTCCCTATTAAtgaataatcatttattataaaaattactaCTTGCAtaatgtgttattttttatttgagacacttcagacataaatacacaggatTAATTGGTAACAAAACTGCTTTGTTGCCCCTAGTGTTGTGTATGCTATGTTTAATTCTgcttaataatgaataaaaacaaaatcaagaCAATCTACTTAAGCACGTGTTTAGGAAAGATAGAGTACTTGGATACAGACAACCAGTGATGTTTTAGGTACAATTCCCAAGCCCTGCTGCTGTTCAGCTATTGAGGCCTTCAGTGTAAACAATGACTCTGCATTTTCCAAAAACTGGAAACAAAATCATTcaccaaaaaaaatgtagagacaaacagaaagagaaaacagaacacaaaacactttatgataaaattataataataaataaaaatcatctgaTTGTATACAGACAGAAACCTACCACACATACgcacatgcagagagagagagagagatggacagacggacagacagacagacagactatcTAATATTTGCAAGGTAAATGAGTCATCCGATTTCCAATAAGAAAATGACATTTACTTATGGTGCTGTGACGCAAATAATTTCGAACAAAAATACAAGCCATATTCTATGCTTTACGATGAGACAGACATTGAATGCTATTCTAAAGGCTGCATGCAAAGAAATTATGAAAAGAAATAATTGTTAACCTTTTGACCTTCAAATATCTAACAGTTTAGATATAAATATCTATCCTGGCTCAACAGCCATCACTACTGGCATCAATAAAGGCAAAACGAAGCAGGTCAATGCAAACCCCCTTATTATTATAAACCATGCTGGGGATAGTGAATAGAGGTGGACATTAAACAGTTAAATCCTTACTTGTGGAATAAAACAATTTTCCATGAACAGGACAGTAAATGATTAGATTTAGTGCTTGTTTGAAACAATATTTTCAAGGGAAATACACTGTGTGTGCATTTTGAAGAAATGCACCTAAAAACAAACTTCGAggagtctccatctctctctttttctctcttctctcatgCAGATGTGATTGACAATGATGCCATATCACTGTGAACCAACAGAAAATACCTAGACCCAGACTGGCTGTTTCATGATTCGCTAAGCTCCAGACTGCAAAACTACTGCTGTAAAATCAGTCTTGTAAGCCATGTCTGTATTTTCCACACAAATTGTGGAAAAGCCACTTGACTGACATGCAGAATGACCGGCGACAGGCACAGGATCATCAGAACAGACCCACATGACAAAAATGGTATGTAATAGGTCTATGTCCACTGGCTGCTATAGCTTGCTCCAGCAACTTGCTTATTGATTATACCTTGCTCAGAAACCCCCCAACAACCTGCTTGCTACTGGCATTTAGACAAATGCTTAGATAATGCTGCAATAATAGAACCTCTGCTTATCAGTGCATACACAAAGTAGACATTCACGAAGTATAATTACAATAGCAGTTCATTCCAGATACAACACAATTCAAACTGTGTAACTTTGACAGTAGTCTCAGCATCAGCTCTACCTACAGAGTGACCTACTATCCCAGACTAGACGTTTAATGCCCTTTACTTTTGGTGATCCAGTATATTTTTGTCTTATAACAAACCCACACAGTagtcagtataaacaaaaattatttttcccAGTTTCTCTCTGACATACACGCTGTCCATGTGGACCTTAAATCTGGCCTTAAAATGTTCACTTTGACCAACACTACTCACTGTGAGGCTGACAAGACAAAAATGGAACATAATCTTACCAGTTTACTAAAACAATTGCAATAAATATATGTGATAATTACAGCTTTACTACAGGATTTCATCACCTACCCTCAAGTACTGGGAACAGACTGACGTTGCCTTCAGCACCAACAGTGCTGCCATTAAGAGCTCGACTTGTGACGGGCACTGGCAAAAGTACACCCTGGTCCTTGTCTACAATTGAACCCTCCGGAACGTCCTCTATGGGTGAGTGAGGAAAGATTCTGTTACTTTTGAGTGCTGGAAATGGGGTAAGATGGAGTGTTGTCCCAGTTCCGTTCCGAGCTCCAGTAGCACAGAGGGTTGGTGGAGGTGTTGGGGGCTGATCGTCTGCCACAGTGAGTGAGCGTTTCATGCCCCCAGTGTAAGGCCGACGGTGTCCTCCTACTGGCGAGGTCAGCTCATCCAGCATTCCTCCGCCAGGGTACTTGTCTGGCAGCTGAATGCTGGCTGGCACAGACAAATGGGAACACTCTGACATGGCTCTCCTCATAGCCTTCCTCTGTTGCTCAGCTCGACCCATGAAACAAGGCTCAAGAACTTCAccctcctcctcactctcaTTTGATGATCCCTCAGTCGCCGGTCTTCCACCAACACCTTCATCTCCACCCTCAAGGTAATTATCGTTAACAACTCCTATTACACAGTAGTTAGGGGGTGCTTGAGGAGAGCCCATCTTGGGGCTTGTCTCTGGACTGAGGCCATGAGGTGACTGATTCCATTCCGCTACACTGGCTGGTTTCAGAGATTCAAGAGGGGAAAGGACATCAATGTTCTGTGAAGATGATCCTGAAAGTTGTGAAGGGGGCATCATCCCACTGTTACCTGCAGAATCTAAAGATGCTGAGAATTTCCCAGGAGATGCaggtgagggagatgaagaCAGAGGACTCTCTAGACTCCCCCCTACGCTGCTTAGTGACATGCTCCCAGGAATTGCACTTCTTCCAGGCACCTGCAGCTCTGACTCCTTGCCCATTGCTGCTGGAGGGTCAA
The nucleotide sequence above comes from Hemibagrus wyckioides isolate EC202008001 linkage group LG01, SWU_Hwy_1.0, whole genome shotgun sequence. Encoded proteins:
- the LOC131363056 gene encoding microtubule-associated protein 4 isoform X13, producing the protein MADLTLSDALTDSVSPSGEENIVQKDFIASLEAEHFEDKVGETVGKTDYIPLLDDDEKAETGAVVENGEQNAQGAAKPGIVGLSGTPEGQSSVLHQELQKEVQPPLIDHQALLSDFAPDCEAVAGFPDHWSAQSHPSQFIDTSLMGTFSGFSQPVGLGTNMDSGVVSLQSEKPSSIADTQQPPLLATEAPITSKNPLDLPAVKTEKIQPDVKKIESLDKSDMFSKVDKVEKTDKPDQVAKVEETDVKGKKESKDSSDKQDAFNQVAKVEETDVKGKKESKDSSDKQDTFNKVAKVEETDVKDKKENKDSSEKQDTLNKVEKVKETTVDNKADKPDKTEQPDKSEKIHEPEKADASKKAENLEQVEKIPDIKASEGKMDMSPEKNKEVKVEKVELKAETTKVDDKTVEDKSEKEKLDPKLDEKSEKDNAEKVQLIQKPHEKTEEGKAEEEKLDQKQEKDKAENEIVVSGKDVAPKTDAVEETKLPENLEKQEKTEKAATAGKKEPSAKVEKEEKTEKAKKAAPKPVATNGARTAPGKDLPSPEKKTKPATTTTKPSMAKTRPSSVSSAATAPKRSTPAPTSTTTTSATLSKKAPVPKAPTPTAGTKRPASAASRLPTTSTVPSEVKPKTATESSVPKSHAAPSRSAASKNGTATTAMSKTTTSSAATARRSLATKTENKTGEEKKPSTLKTTDPSKPKSATARPSTITSSTTARTRTTKPTTTTNNTTSTVPERKPPVPRAPRASSTTTSTTASTTTRTSTRPATAPAPDVKNVRSKIGSTDNMKHQPGGGKVTVSQSKTDALAQGSLSKETSQGKVQIVSKKVDYSHVTSRLGSKDNIKHVPGGGNVQILNRKVDLSKVTSKCGSRVNIKHKPGGGDIKIESHKVNFKDKAQSKVGSLDNVSHSPGGGNIKIESFKLNFRENARSRTDHGADIITWPVVGDSPAHLHPLRNSVSFNDSLVTARLPRSSTTPALLSASQDQEGDTVSLNTLLT
- the LOC131363056 gene encoding microtubule-associated protein 4 isoform X12, with protein sequence MSSLSNQQPASPFSEYSELCKGSSMSTPPATQGWDWQHGDIGAPRSFAGTPRALGLTDEDKLCFFDPPAAMGKESELQVPGRSAIPGSMSLSSVGGSLESPLSSSPSPASPGKFSASLDSAGNSGMMPPSQLSGSSSQNIDVLSPLESLKPASVAEWNQSPHGLSPETSPKMGSPQAPPNYCVIGVVNDNYLEGGDEGVGGRPATEGSSNESEEEGEVLEPCFMGRAEQQRKAMRRAMSECSHLSVPASIQLPDKYPGGGMLDELTSPVGGHRRPYTGGMKRSLTVADDQPPTPPPTLCATGARNGTGTTLHLTPFPALKSNRIFPHSPIEDVPEGSIVDKDQGVLLPVPVTSRALNGSTVGAEGNVSLFPVLEVKTEKIQPDVKKIESLDKSDMFSKVDKVEKTDKPDQVAKVEETDVKGKKESKDSSDKQDAFNQVAKVEETDVKGKKESKDSSDKQDTFNKVAKVEETDVKDKKENKDSSEKQDTLNKVEKVKETTVDNKADKPDKTEQPDKSEKIHEPEKADASKKAENLEQVEKIPDIKASEGKMDMSPEKNKEVKVEKVELKAETTKVDDKTVEDKSEKEKLDPKLDEKSEKDNAEKVQLIQKPHEKTEEGKAEEEKLDQKQEKDKAENEIVVSGKDVAPKTDAVEETKLPENLEKQEKTEKAATAGKKEPSAKVEKEEKTEKAKKAAPKPVATNGARTAPGKDLPSPEKKTKPATTTTKPSMAKTRPSSVSSAATAPKRSTPAPTSTTTTSATLSKKAPVPKAPTPTAGTKRPASAASRLPTTSTVPSEVKPKTATESSVPKSHAAPSRSAASKNGTATTAMSKTTTSSAATARRSLATKTENKTGEEKKPSTLKTTDPSKPKSATARPSTITSSTTARTRTTKPTTTTNNTTSTVPERKPPVPRAPRASSTTTSTTASTTTRTSTRPATAPAPDVKNVRSKIGSTDNMKHQPGGGKVTVSQSKTDALAQGSLSKETSQGKVQIVSKKVDYSHVTSRLGSKDNIKHVPGGGNVQILNRKVDLSKVTSKCGSRVNIKHKPGGGDIKIESHKVNFKDKAQSKVGSLDNVSHSPGGGNIKIESFKLNFRENARSRTDHGADIITWPVVGDSPAHLHPLRNSVSFNDSLVTARLPRSSTTPALLSASQDQEGDTVSLNTLLT